From the genome of Apodemus sylvaticus chromosome 3, mApoSyl1.1, whole genome shotgun sequence, one region includes:
- the Ifne gene encoding interferon epsilon codes for MVHKQLPEMVLLLLASSTIFSLELKLIPFQSRMNRESLQVLKPLSSSSVKQCLAHRKNFLLPQQTVSPHQYQEGEALAVLHEILQQIFILFQMHGSLGIWEENHIEKVLVMLHQQLEFMESLGGLDAAQKSGGLSVQNLRLQIKAYFWRIHNYLENQRYSSCAWTIVQIEINRCLFFVIRLTAWLSREDIDP; via the coding sequence ATGGTTCACAAACAGCTCCCCGAAATGGTATTGCTGCTCTTGGCTTCTTCCACTATCTTCTCTCTAGAACTGAAACTGATTCCCTTCCAATCAAGAATGAACAGAGAAAGTTTACAAGTACTGAAACCTTTGTCAAGCTCATCAGTCAAGCAGTGTCTAGCACACAGGAAGAATTTCTTGCTTCCTCAGCAGACTGTGAGTCCTCACCAGTATCAAGAGGGGGAGGCACTGGCTGTTCTGCATGAGATCCTTCAGCAGATCTTCATTCTCTTCCAGATGCATGGGTCTCTGGGCATTTGGGAAGAAAACCATATAGAAAAAGTCCTAGTCATGCTTCACCAGCAGCTGGAATTCATGGAGTCACTGGGTGGACTGGACGCAGCGCAGAAGAGTGGGGGCTTGAGTGTGCAGAACCTTAGGTTACAGATTAAAGCATACTTCTGGAGGATCCACAACTACTTGGAAAACCAAAGATACAGCAGCTGTGCCTGGACCATTGTCCAGATAGAAATCAACCGCTGTCTGTTCTTTGTGATCAGGCTCACAGCATGGCTGAGCAGAGAAGACATAGACCCTTGA